In the genome of Bacteroidota bacterium, one region contains:
- a CDS encoding Omp28-related outer membrane protein, with protein sequence MKKLSLLLAVVILLSGFTATGDAAARKVLFEMITSTTCAPCYPADVFYFQNWLPNYGGAASVVTLAYHVWWPTPGNDPMYLANTAPVQTRMNYYAPSGNFAPRAFIDGFIDGGSGYSSWPGAIEGRWLDFSPINIVVTGTRNGNTLEMNAAITAEQNVNSANWRVHWAVVESEIPEPQNSGSGYVPFIHHFVHRNMYPDANGSPISISQGQTVNVPRTITLNSNWNATHCRVIVFVQDNANKKVQNVEYMEVPDIPTSVGNPSNDIPTTFAISQNYPNPFNPTTQFDYAVSSRSFISITVYDLLGREVKSLVSDEKAAGVYKAEWDGTDNAGTVLPSGMYLYRMTAGNFSETRKMILMK encoded by the coding sequence ATGAAAAAACTCTCACTACTTCTGGCCGTTGTGATCCTGCTGAGCGGATTCACCGCTACCGGCGACGCAGCCGCGCGGAAGGTGTTGTTCGAGATGATCACCAGCACAACGTGCGCTCCGTGCTATCCCGCCGATGTGTTTTACTTCCAGAACTGGCTTCCGAATTATGGCGGTGCTGCAAGCGTCGTTACCCTTGCCTATCATGTCTGGTGGCCCACGCCGGGGAATGATCCGATGTATCTTGCCAATACTGCGCCTGTTCAGACGAGGATGAACTACTATGCACCCAGTGGCAACTTCGCTCCGCGTGCCTTTATCGACGGATTTATTGATGGCGGAAGCGGATACAGTTCATGGCCGGGAGCAATCGAGGGACGTTGGCTGGATTTCAGCCCCATCAACATCGTTGTGACCGGAACACGAAACGGCAACACATTGGAGATGAATGCCGCGATCACTGCCGAGCAAAACGTCAATTCTGCAAACTGGCGGGTTCATTGGGCTGTTGTGGAATCTGAGATTCCCGAACCGCAAAACTCGGGCAGCGGGTACGTTCCGTTCATCCATCATTTCGTCCACCGGAACATGTACCCCGATGCCAACGGCTCACCCATTTCCATTTCTCAGGGACAAACGGTCAACGTTCCCCGTACCATCACCCTTAACTCGAACTGGAATGCCACGCATTGCCGCGTGATCGTATTTGTTCAGGATAACGCGAACAAGAAAGTCCAGAACGTCGAGTACATGGAAGTCCCTGACATTCCGACCAGCGTCGGCAATCCGTCAAACGACATTCCCACAACATTCGCCATCTCCCAAAACTACCCCAATCCCTTCAACCCGACGACGCAGTTCGACTATGCGGTGAGCAGCCGTTCATTCATCTCGATAACAGTGTATGACCTGCTCGGCCGTGAAGTGAAATCACTTGTGTCAGACGAGAAGGCTGCCGGTGTCTATAAAGCGGAATGGGACGGGACGGATAATGCAGGCACAGTATTGCCCAGCGGCATGTATCTCTATCGCATGACGGCAGGCAATTTCTCTGAAACCAGGAAAATGATTCTCATGAAGTAA